In Arachis duranensis cultivar V14167 unplaced genomic scaffold, aradu.V14167.gnm2.J7QH unplaced_Scaffold_60483, whole genome shotgun sequence, the following are encoded in one genomic region:
- the LOC127744566 gene encoding uncharacterized tatC-like protein ymf16: protein MYDFHFASETILGEVRIRSVRILIGLGLTWFTRYWFPEELISPLAKPFLTLSLDSYFVCTQSTEASPTYVATSSIACSYFVFPLISHQIWCFLIPSCHGEQRRKYNRFLYLSGSRFSLFLFLTLPRVVPNVWYFLYFVGATSTNSLMIKLQPKIYDHIMLTVQISFIPSVCSQVPVIVICLPEPRGLSVETFTNNRRFLMVFPLLTAALSTPPDIWCQIVAHFLISSIIELTIFVASIVQVREEAGRVE from the coding sequence ATGTATGATTTTCATTTCGCATCGGAAACTATTTTAGGAGAAGTTCGAATCCGTTCCGTTCGGATATTGATCGGTCTTGGTTTGACATGGTTTACGCGTTACTGGTTCCCGGAAGAGTTAATATCTCCATTAGCTAAACCCTTTCTTACCCTGTCTTTGGACTCGTATTTTGTTTGTACACAATCAACGGAGGCCTCCCCGACATATGTTGCAACGTCTTCAATAGCATGTTCTTACTTCGTCTTTCCCTTAATAAGTCATCAAATTTGGTGCTTTTTGATCCCCAGTTGCCATGGGGAACAAAGGAGGAAATACAATCGATTCCTCTATTTAAGTGGTTCTCGCTTCTCCTTGTTCCTGTTCCTAACTCTTCCCCGGGTAGTTCCCAATGTTTGGTACTTTTTATACTTCGTGGGTGCAACATCAACAAATTCGCTCATGATCAAGTTACAACCTAAGATCTATGACCATATTATGCTAACTGTTCAGATTTCGTTCATTCCATCGGTATGCTCTCAGGTACCTGTAATTGTGATCTGTTTGCCAGAACCAAGGGGTCTTTCTGTGGAAACCTTCACGAACAATCGTCGTTTTTTGATGGTTTTTCCGCTTCTCACCGCTGCTCTTTCCACACCTCCAGATATCTGGTGCCAAATCGTCGCCCATTTCCTTATTTCTTCGATAATAGAGTTGACTATCTTTGTGGCATCGATTGTACAAGTTCGTGAAGAGGCTGGACGAGTGGAATGA